A genome region from Fusarium musae strain F31 chromosome 5, whole genome shotgun sequence includes the following:
- a CDS encoding hypothetical protein (EggNog:ENOG41), translated as MANPVLEFLSRPAIVAPLILFVSYIIYQLFLKPSNLPDLPVIGARKGDWFPILQAKIRNSLDVKAALNSAYIQYRNQAAIFPLIDGGNIIYLPRSDTKFASEQPTNMLSMHESAQQDLQTDYTTMDPSLTHDPIHLELVTTTLTKEVGNLIPDLAEEIEHCVSKQLGKSTDWSEICIMESAQKMLSGITNRAFLGLPLCRNEEMLKLGIAFAQDIPLSSMMMKLFPSFVKPLVAPLITRPNRIHTREFEKILVPEIKARLEEYDSPDQHIKSDRNDYLQWLIEQAKEIGNPKNWQVSALAQRVLLLNFASIHTTTFAVTHALLDIAASSPDLIRELRDEVESVLKQHDGKWNKRAVAQLEKLDSAIRESQRKNSIVSIGVSRTVVAEKGVTFPLGTHVPKGLRIAVPGYSVLQDSEIYPEPKTYKPLRFYDARQNEADEYVKSARNALPTATQDFLAWGLGRNACPGRFFASNEIKMLIACILLKYDIGHLTERPRNTWIAQNRIPPMKATLRIRKRI; from the coding sequence ATGGCAAATCCGGTGCTGGAGTTCTTATCGCGGCCGGCTATTGTTGCGCCCCTCATTTTGTTCGTGTCATACATCATATACCAGCTTTTCCTGAAGCCTTCGAACTTGCCTGACCTACCAGTCATTGGAGCACGCAAAGGCGATTGGTTTCCTATTTTACAAGCCAAAATTCGCAATTCGCTCGATGTCAAGGCCGCGCTCAACTCGGCGTACATCCAGTACAGGAATCAAGCCGCCATTTTCCCTTTGATTGACGGTGGAAACATCATTTATCTTCCACGATCAGATACAAAGTTCGCGAGTGAGCAACCTACCAATATGCTCAGTATGCATGAATCGGCACAGCAAGATTTACAGACGGACTACACTACAATGGACCCGTCCCTCACGCATGATCCTATTCATCTGGAACTGGTGACCACCACGCTTACCAAAGAGGTCGGAAATCTCATCCCGGATCTCGCTGAAGAGATTGAGCACTGTGTCAGCAAGCAGTTGGGCAAGAGCACAGACTGGTCTGAAATCTGTATCATGGAATCGGCGCAAAAGATGCTCAGTGGTATCACCAACCGAGCATTCCTTGGCCTTCCACTTTGCCGAAATGAAGAGATGCTGAAACTGGGTATTGCTTTCGCCCAGGATATTCCACTGtcgtcaatgatgatgaagctattTCCAAGCTTCGTTAAACCGCTAGTTGCACCTCTCATAACCCGACCCAACAGGATTCACACGCGTGAATTCGAGAAAATCCTTGTGCCGGAGATCAAGGCTCGCTTGGAAGAGTACGATTCTCCAGATCAACACATCAAGTCCGATCGGAACGATTACTTGCAGTGGTTGATTGAACAGGCCAAGGAGATCGGCAACCCGAAGAACTGGCAGGTTAGCGCGCTGGCTCAACGTGTTCTGCTACTCAACTTTGCATCCATTCACACCACGACATTTGCAGTCACTCATGCTCTTCTTGACATTGCTGCATCATCTCCCGATCTTATTCGTGAACTTCGCGACGAGGTAGAGAGCGTGCTTAAACAACACGATGGCAAATGGAACAAACGCGCCGTCGCGCAACTCGAGAAGCTCGACTCGGCAATTCGCGAAAGCCAGCGCAAGAACTCCATTGTCTCAATCGGAGTTTCTCGTACTGTCGTAGCAGAAAAAGGCGTCACTTTTCCATTGGGAACGCATGTCCCCAAAGGTCTAAGAATAGCTGTCCCAGGGTACTCGGTACTGCAGGACAGTGAGATCTACCCTGAACCAAAGACTTACAAACCACTTCGCTTCTACGATGCGCGACAAAACGAGGCCGATGAGTACGTGAAGAGTGCGCGTAATGCTTTGCCGACTGCGACGCAGGATTTCTTGGCGTGGGGACTTGGTCGGAACGCGTGTCCGGGGAGGTTTTTTGCAAGCAATGAGATCAAAATGCTGATCGCTTGCATTCTGCTGAAGTATGATATAGGGCACTTGACTGAGCGACCGCGAAATACTTGGATCGCACAGAACAGGATCCCTCCTATGAAAGCAACGCTGAGAATTAGGAAGAGAATTTGA
- a CDS encoding hypothetical protein (CAZy:GH145), producing MHLHRIAVAFTGLMSAVSAITVKSTKQWTVGTDVQGSERLNGVSYQEDALITYGDYQYITFYETAPAGYLHHFVKVGRRKVSPSVGDWEFLTLDDYTQKTMDGHNMISMGISGDGKIHLSFDHHDVPINYRISRTGIARDVPSQWNSDLFGPVVHELAGSQGPYSPLTYPRFEPLSNGDLLLEFRIGQSGSGDSYIHRYSSSTGEWQAYGMYIQGDDNNAYINGLDYQDGKLYTSWTVRETPNADTNHGVYFAYSNDDGKTWFNTNGTKLAKPISTSDDSTLIWDVPQNSRMVNQEGQLIDTKGRFHILMRDLLSGEHQYQHYLRKADGKAINLPSTNVAKPLPGTWTKNANNPAGLDGPDLYDPRGKLAGDASGEYLFGILPDPVKQSTGIYVATASKDFKDWKSLAEIPNTSTEPLFDRTRLHESGILSVFVRQAGGFPDRKLQVWDFELDL from the exons ATGCATCTGCATAGGATTGCAGTCGCATTTACAGGCCTGATGTCGGCCGTTTCAGCCATCACGGTCAAGTCCACCAAACAGTGGACAGTTGGTACCGATGTCCAAGGCTCCGAGCGACTTAATGGCGTGAGCTATCAAGAGGATGCTCTCATTACATACGGAGACTACCAATATATCACTTTCTATGAAACTGCTCCGGCGGGATATCTCCATCATTTCGTTAAGGTGGGGCGCAGAAAGGTTTCGCCTAGTGTCGGTGACTGGGAGTTTCTCACACTTGATGACTATACCCAAAAGACGATGGACGGTCACAACATGATCTCTATGGGTATTTCTGGAGATGGAAAGATTCACCTCAGCTTTGATCATCAT GATGTACCGATCAATTACCGCATCTCGAGGACCGGTATTGCAAGAGACGTTCCCTCGCAATGGAACTCAGATCTCTTCGGCCCTGTAGTCCATGAGCTTGCCGGGTCTCAAGGACCTTACTCGCCACTAACGTATCCGCGATTCGAGCCTCTGAGTAACGGCGACCTTCTACTGGAATTCAGAATCGGACA ATCTGGATCAGGCGATAGCTACATCCATCGCTACAGCTCTTCCACTGGCGAATGGCAGGCCTATGGAATGTACATCCAAGGTGATGACAACAATGCGTACATCAACGGACTAGATTACCAGGATGGAAAGCTGTATACTTCGTGGACCGTCAGAGAAACACCAAATGCTGACACCAATCATGGTGTCTATTTTGCCTACTCGAATGACGATGGCAAAACATGGTTCAACACAAATGGTACCAAGCTGGCGAAGCCTATTTCAACATCTGATGACAGCACTTTGATCTGGGATGTTCCTCAAAATAGTCGCATGGTCAACCAAGAGGGACAGCTCATCGACACCAAGGGCAGGTTCCATATCCTGATGAGAGACCTACTTTCCGGCGAGCATCAGTACCAGCACTATCTCCGGAAAGCTGATGGTAAGGCTATCAATCTCCCTTCAACCAATGTCGCTAAACCTCTGCCAGGAACATGGACCAAGAATGCCAACAACCCCGCTGGTCTCGACGGGCCTGACCTGTACGACCCCAGAGGCAAACTTGCCGGCGACGCGAGCGGGGAGTACTTATTCGGTATTCTCCCGGATCCTGTGAAGCAATCGACAGGCATTTACGTCGCTACCGCATCAAAGGATTTCAAGGACTGGAAGAGTTTAGCTGAGATCCCGAATACTTCGACCGAACCCCTCTTTGATAGGACAAGACTTCATGAATCGGGGATTTTGAGCGTATTTGTGAGACAAGCTGGCGGATTTCCTGATCGCAAGTTGCAAGTATGGGATTTTGAGCTTGACTTATAG
- a CDS encoding hypothetical protein (EggNog:ENOG41), which produces MQALIQKHMENAIALRKPASSLPWRLDEPWKQPLYSWSSNADEWQPPQASEPSRGRPQATKLAIYSWNIDFMLPHGDRRMNSALKHLEELSRQHRSDDKTAVVFNIQECVPSDLDLIGEKNWIRDGFYRTDTDTENWASGAYGTTTLVDRRLNVLSCFRVHYSATQMERDALFVDVEASGQKLRLCNTHLESLALEPPRRPAQMEVIASQMHSDDVSGAVVTGDFNAIQPFDRTLHTDNKLEDAYLKLGGTEGDGRDDNEGYTWGQQALPQLRQQFGCSRMDKVFFCGDGLKLLEFERFGADVEPDESEEDVRKDLVSLGFEKPWITDHLGVKAVFEIKH; this is translated from the coding sequence ATGCAGGCACTAATTCAGAAACATATGGAAAATGCCATCGCCCTGAGGAAACCAGCCTCTTCGCTTCCGTGGCGACTCGATGAGCCCTGGAAGCAGCCTCTGTACAGTTGGAGCAGCAACGCGGATGAATGGCAACCACCCCAAGCATCCGAGCCCTCACGAGGCCGACCCCAAGCAACCAAGTTGGCTATCTACAGTTGGAACATTGACTTTATGCTCCCTCATGGCGATAGGCGAATGAACTCGGCGCTGAAGCATCTTGAGGAGCTGAGTCGCCAGCATCGATCTGATGACAAAACAGCGGTTGTCTTCAACATTCAAGAATGCGTTCCATCTGATTTAGATCTCATTGGTGAAAAGAATTGGATTCGGGATGGCTTTTACCGGACAGATACGGATACTGAGAACTGGGCATCGGGCGCTTATGGCACAACGACGCTGGTCGATCGCCGACTTAATGTCCTGTCCTGTTTTCGAGTACATTACTCGGCGACTCAGATGGAGCGCGACGCCCTCTTCGTTGACGTAGAAGCATCCGGGCAGAAGCTTCGACTTTGCAACACTCACCTCGAATCACTTGCATTAGAACCACCACGCCGCCCGGCGCAAATGGAGGTCATCGCTTCACAAATGCACTCTGATGACGTCTCTGGCGCCGTTGTAACAGGTGACTTTAACGCCATCCAACCATTCGACAGAACTCTTCACACAGATAACAAGCTTGAAGACGCATACCTCAAACTCGGGGGCACAGAAGGCGACGGTAGGGATGATAATGAAGGGTATACATGGGGACAGCAGGCCCTCCCACAACTGCGACAGCAATTTGGCTGCTCACGCATGGACAAGGTGTTTTTCTGTGGTGATGGACTTAAGCTGTTGGAGTTCGAGAGGtttggtgctgatgttgagcCGGATGAGTCGGAGGAGGATGTTCGGAAGGATTTGGTGTCGCTTGGCTTTGAGAAACCGTGGATCACTGATCATCTTGGTGTCAAGGCGGTTTTTGAGATCAAGCATTGA
- a CDS encoding hypothetical protein (EggNog:ENOG41): MNSGSSDTSYLWQRSRSGVWERQIDECESFYWLYTKEGHGCYPITACASFKLKLSPHGTHHHDIEALKNAWLFLRHKHPTLGSRIERDDKTGTSKRIHKPFENDEDVNTWLSSTFNIISTDKSALEWFNNDAPIFTTPTVYIVHSKEDTSHQTLFLRCPHDITDGVGILQLLNQLFTHASQFYKRPTKFHYPLPDNDLDARLSPCLRVAASIPDPLSDTQVQRFNEISTNNGEMYNRPGLMGLPPTSSPGIKAEFRAKRIAVSVPQGISVQILAYCKMLGSGVSLTHVFISALAMALAEFQPRKQEAYPVRYVDRPMLNIRPFCKEPYSSPDHAGAAYHAVCAHALGIELEVPGQAVDKDVATKTLPQIATEVRDFYNKHKPTLSEDIHEQVLFAPLTFRSQFPPPGADLWSASDPPFCPVSLSSIGNLSSVVATSNEVVELTNVWVASQSIITGVAIFLGSWDGEIELSSVFNSQFHSEEYMKRFLECILNRVYEFCT, from the coding sequence ATGAATTCAGGCTCTAGCGATACCTCGTACCTCTGGCAAAGGTCCCGCAGTGGCGTATGGGAGAGACAAATCGACGAATGTGAAAGCTTTTACTGGCTTTACACTAAAGAAGGTCACGGCTGTTATCCCATCACTGCTTGCGCATCCTTCAAACTCAAGCTCTCTCCCCACGGTACCCATCACCACGATAtcgaggctctcaagaaTGCTTGGCTGTTTCTCCGACACAAGCACCCGACATTGGGGTCCCGTATCGAACGAGATGACAAAACTGGCACGTCAAAAAGGATTCACAAGCCCTTTGAAAATGACGAGGACGTCAATACTTGGTTGAGCTCGACTTTCAACATCATAAGCACCGATAAAAGCGCGCTTGAGTGGTTCAACAATGATGCTCCCATCTTTACTACTCCAACCGTCTACATCGTCCATTCCAAAGAGGATACCAGCCACCAGACCTTGTTTTTGCGATGCCCTCACGATATCACCGATGGTGTTGGAATTCtacagcttctcaaccagCTGTTTACTCATGCTAGTCAGTTTTATAAACGACCAACAAAGTTTCACTACCCGTTGCCCGACAATGACCTCGATGCAAGACTTTCGCCGTGTCTTCGTGTCGCGGCCTCTATTCCTGACCCCTTGTCAGACACGCAAGTTCAGCGTTTCAATGAAATCTCTACCAATAATGGGGAGATGTACAATCGTCCTGGTCTGATGGGCTTGCCTCCAACCTCCTCTCCAGGGATCAAAGCCGAATTCAGGGCTAAGCGCATCGCGGTCTCGGTCCCCCAAGGCATATCGGTACAGATACTGGCTTATTGTAAGATGCTTGGCTCCGGAGTCAGTTTGACTCATGTCTTCATCTCGGCTCTGGCAATGGCCCTTGCTGAGTTCCAGCCTCGGAAGCAGGAAGCCTATCCTGTTCGATATGTCGATCGGCCAATGCTCAACATTCGCCCATTCTGCAAAGAACCATACAGCAGCCCTGATCATGCGGGCGCAGCGTATCATGCCGTGTGCGCACATGCTTTAGGTATTGAGTTGGAAGTTCCTGGGCAGGCAGTTGACAAAGATGTTGCGACAAAAACCTTGCCTCAAATAGCTACAGAAGTTCGAGACTTTTACAACAAGCACAAACCCACCTTATCGGAGGATATCCACGAACAGGTCCTCTTCGCACCTCTGACGTTCAGATCCCAGTTTCCCCCACCCGGGGCAGATCTTTGGTCTGCCTCAGATCCACCATTCTGTCCTGTTTCTCTCTCCTCAATCGGCAACCTAAGCTCTGTTGTGGCTACATCTAATGAAGTCGTCGAGCTCACAAATGTCTGGGTCGccagtcaatcaatcattACTGGTGTTGCAATCTTTCTTGGCAGCTGGGATGGTGAGATTGAACTCTCTAGTGTTTTCAATTCTCAATTCCATAGTGAGGAGTATATGAAAAGGTTCTTGGAGTGTATTTTGAACCGTGTATATGAGTTCTGCACGTAA